In Pseudoxanthomonas sp. SE1, the genomic stretch TATTCGTCATGGTGTCCTGCGGCTGTAAACGAAGAAGGGAAACGCTGGCGTCTCCCTTCTCTGGCAACGATCAGCCCATCCGGTAATTCGGCGGCTCTTTGGTGATCTGGACGTCGTGCACGTGACTCTCGCGCTGGCCGGCGCCCGTGATGACCACGAACTTCGGCTTGCTGCGCATCTCTTCGATGGTGGCGCAGCCCACATAGCCCATCGTGGCGCGCAGGCCGCCGACCAGCTGGTGGATGATGCCGCCGACCGATCCGCGGTACGGGACGCGGCCCTCGATGCCTTCCGGTACGAGCTTGTCGGCGTCGCTGGCGTCCTGGAAATAGCGGTCCTTGGACCCCTTCTCCATCGCACCCAGGCTGCCCATGCCACGGTAGCTCTTGTAGCTGCGACCCTGGAAGAGTTCCACTTCGCCCGGTGCTTCCTCGGTGCCGGCAAACAGGCCGCCGATCATCACCGTGGATGCACCTGCGGCGATCGCCTTGCCGATGTCGCCCGAGTAACGGATGCCGCCGTCGGCGATCAGCGGGATGCGGTCCTGCAGGGCTTCGGCGACCATGTCGATGGCGGTGATCTGCGGCACGCCCACGCCGGCCACCATGCGGGTGGTGCAGATGGAACCCGGGCCCACGCCGACCTTCACCGCGTCGGCACCGGCGTCCATCAGCGCCAATGCCGCATCGCCCGTGACGATGTTGCCGCCGATGATCTGCAGTTGCGGGAAGCGCTTCTTGACCCAGCTGACGCGGTCGAGCACGCCCTGCGAGTGGCCGTGCGCGGTGTCGACGATGATGACGTCGACGCCCGCGGCCACCAGCGCTTCGACGCGC encodes the following:
- the guaB gene encoding IMP dehydrogenase, producing MLRIQAEALTYDDVSLVPAHSTVLPKDVSLETRLTRDLRLKLPIVSAAMDTVTEARLAIAMAQLGGIGILHKNLTVEQQAAEVAKVKKFEAGVIKEPFTVGPETTIAEVLKLTRARNISGVPVVDGGQLVGIVTSRDMRFETKLDDPVRHIMTKKDRLITVKEGASDGEVLQLLHKHRIEKVLVVNDAFDLRGLITVKDIQKKTDNPNAAKDSASRLVVGAAVGVGGDTDQRVEALVAAGVDVIIVDTAHGHSQGVLDRVSWVKKRFPQLQIIGGNIVTGDAALALMDAGADAVKVGVGPGSICTTRMVAGVGVPQITAIDMVAEALQDRIPLIADGGIRYSGDIGKAIAAGASTVMIGGLFAGTEEAPGEVELFQGRSYKSYRGMGSLGAMEKGSKDRYFQDASDADKLVPEGIEGRVPYRGSVGGIIHQLVGGLRATMGYVGCATIEEMRSKPKFVVITGAGQRESHVHDVQITKEPPNYRMG